A window from Lactiplantibacillus pentosus encodes these proteins:
- the xylA gene encoding xylose isomerase produces MTNEYWQGVDQIKYIGHQDKKSGLGFQYYNPDEVIGGKKMRDWLRFSVAYWHTFDQRLVDPFGDGTAQRPYDHITDPMDLALAKVDAAFEFYHKLGVDYLCFHDRDLAPEGDTLRETNRNLDKVIDKIVDYQKQTGMKVLWNTSNMFTNPRFVAGAATSPDADVFAYAAAQLKHSLEIGKRVGAENYVFWGGREGYESLWNTNMKLEQEHAAKFFHMAKDYANEIGFDAQMLLEPKPKEPSTHQYDFDAATTIAFMKEYDLDKDFKLNLEGNHANLAGHTYQHEIRVAREANLLGSLDANQGDKLIGWDIDEFPSDLYEATAAMYEVVENGSIGPRGGLNFDAKPRRSSFAANDLFYGHIVGMDTFAAGLRVALKMKQDGFLEKLVADRYSSYQSGVGAEIEAGTADFKSLESYAIDKPQSELIAATSSDHLEEVKDTINHYIIETLSK; encoded by the coding sequence ATGACAAACGAATATTGGCAAGGCGTCGATCAAATTAAGTATATTGGTCATCAAGATAAAAAATCAGGACTAGGGTTCCAATATTACAATCCTGATGAAGTTATTGGTGGCAAAAAGATGCGTGACTGGTTACGATTCTCAGTTGCTTATTGGCACACATTTGATCAACGGCTAGTAGATCCATTTGGTGATGGAACCGCACAACGGCCTTATGATCATATTACGGATCCGATGGACTTGGCCCTAGCAAAGGTAGATGCAGCGTTCGAATTCTACCACAAATTAGGTGTTGATTATCTCTGTTTCCATGATCGTGATTTAGCTCCTGAAGGTGACACGCTGCGGGAGACTAATCGTAACTTGGACAAGGTTATTGATAAAATTGTCGATTATCAGAAGCAAACTGGAATGAAGGTACTATGGAACACGTCTAATATGTTTACGAATCCACGATTTGTGGCAGGTGCTGCAACGTCACCAGATGCAGATGTCTTTGCGTATGCGGCTGCACAGTTAAAGCACAGCCTGGAAATTGGGAAACGTGTCGGTGCTGAAAACTATGTCTTCTGGGGTGGCCGTGAAGGTTATGAATCTCTATGGAACACCAATATGAAGCTAGAACAAGAGCATGCCGCCAAATTCTTCCACATGGCTAAAGATTATGCCAACGAAATTGGATTTGATGCACAAATGTTGCTGGAACCGAAACCTAAGGAACCATCGACACATCAATATGACTTTGATGCAGCAACGACAATTGCGTTCATGAAAGAGTATGATTTAGATAAAGACTTCAAGCTTAATCTGGAAGGCAACCATGCCAACTTAGCAGGACATACTTATCAACATGAAATTCGAGTAGCCCGTGAAGCCAACTTACTGGGTTCATTGGATGCTAACCAAGGTGATAAGTTAATCGGTTGGGATATTGATGAATTCCCTTCAGACCTGTATGAAGCAACTGCAGCAATGTATGAAGTTGTTGAAAATGGCAGCATTGGGCCACGGGGTGGTTTGAATTTTGATGCTAAGCCACGCCGGAGTTCATTTGCGGCTAATGATTTGTTCTATGGGCACATTGTTGGGATGGACACCTTTGCCGCTGGATTGCGGGTCGCACTTAAGATGAAGCAAGACGGTTTCTTAGAAAAATTGGTTGCAGACCGTTATAGCTCTTATCAAAGTGGTGTTGGTGCCGAAATCGAAGCTGGAACGGCTGACTTCAAATCACTAGAATCATATGCCATTGATAAGCCTCAATCAGAGTTGATTGCAGCCACTTCTTCAGATCATCTAGAAGAGGTTAAGGATACAATTAATCATTATATTATCGAGACGTTAAGTAAATAA
- a CDS encoding ROK family protein, protein MENRSISRTQLRNRNLKLVLQQIINHPATSRIAISHELNLNKSTISSLYNSLSADHFIEELGEGAASNVGGRKPIMARLNKKYGYTITFDLGYRQLHAMANYLDAEIIDYQEIDNKGRPIEDMLDECRHFVHEMQSQVHAINGLLGICFSIHGIINDNQIVHSPWIDMHDIDIVKQFKAEFDVPVILENEANLSAIYERDFNAGRDYRNSITLSIHRGIGAGIILDKHLFRGKQGEAGEVGRSLTLLGPNTAGQSVESICSEEAIINRVKRIKQDETTNRQTVVQLYQQHDREVERILSQSCSVIAGLIYNVVTTLNPDAIFINSELLAEAPELLGDIQDNYRDIAQDQLPITLTTNTQFATSLGGCSLITHYVLGMVDYELQFKEAD, encoded by the coding sequence GTGGAGAACCGAAGCATCAGTCGTACACAGTTACGAAACCGGAACTTAAAGCTGGTCTTACAACAGATTATTAATCATCCTGCAACTTCTAGAATTGCGATTTCACATGAATTGAATTTAAATAAATCAACGATTTCATCGCTATATAATAGCTTGTCAGCTGATCATTTTATTGAAGAACTTGGAGAAGGCGCTGCATCTAATGTGGGCGGTCGAAAACCAATCATGGCGCGGTTAAATAAAAAATACGGCTATACGATTACTTTCGATCTGGGTTATCGTCAGTTACATGCGATGGCAAATTATTTAGACGCTGAAATTATTGATTATCAAGAAATTGATAACAAGGGACGGCCCATCGAAGACATGTTAGATGAATGCCGGCACTTTGTACATGAGATGCAATCACAAGTTCATGCGATTAATGGCTTATTAGGCATTTGTTTCTCGATTCATGGCATTATCAATGATAATCAGATTGTCCATTCACCATGGATTGACATGCACGATATCGATATTGTGAAGCAATTTAAAGCTGAGTTTGATGTGCCCGTTATATTAGAGAATGAAGCTAATTTGTCGGCGATTTATGAACGTGACTTTAATGCCGGACGTGATTATCGTAACTCAATCACCTTGAGCATTCATCGCGGTATTGGTGCGGGAATTATTCTGGATAAGCACTTGTTCCGAGGCAAACAGGGTGAGGCCGGGGAAGTCGGACGGTCGTTAACGCTGCTAGGGCCGAATACGGCGGGGCAATCGGTGGAGTCGATATGTTCTGAGGAAGCGATCATTAACCGGGTCAAACGGATCAAACAAGACGAGACGACTAATCGGCAAACCGTTGTTCAGTTGTACCAACAACATGATCGGGAAGTTGAACGGATTCTTTCGCAATCGTGCAGTGTGATTGCGGGCCTAATATATAACGTCGTAACAACCTTGAATCCGGATGCAATCTTCATTAATTCGGAATTGTTAGCGGAGGCGCCAGAATTGCTGGGCGATATTCAAGATAATTATCGTGATATTGCTCAGGATCAGTTACCAATCACATTGACTACGAATACCCAATTTGCAACTTCTTTGGGCGGGTGTTCATTAATTACGCACTATGTGTTGGGCATGGTTGACTATGAATTGCAATTTAAAGAAGCGGATTAG
- the yicI gene encoding alpha-xylosidase: MKFTNGYWLNREEYDVNSPKETYDAQQDGKTITAFAPYKRIMSRGDQLNLGATTITLTSPVENVIGVKLEHFDTNEHGPEFKINNLDPEVAIEVNDQVASLQSGDLKVTLPLRTDFEMKFTANGQLVTQSETNAQATIWNHDTKVNYMREQLSMGIDEKIYGLGERFTNFVKNGQVVDTWNQDGGTGSEQAYKNIPFYISSNGYGVFVDESQRVSFEIGSENVDRVQFSTEGQSLQYYVIYGPTPKEVLHRYTQLTGAIKLPPAWSFGLWLTTSFTTDYSEETVLKFIDGMQEHHIPLDVFHFDCFWQKGFEWCTLEWDKEQFPDPEGLLKKIHDRGIKVCVWLNPYIAQKSPLFKEAKDKGYLLTRENGDVWQWDLWQAGNGFVDFTNPAAVKWYQDKLKVLLDMGVDSFKTDFGERIPAEDVKFFDGSNPQQEHNYYTLQYNRAVYEVIQQEKGADEAVLFARSATVGSQSYPVHWGGDNLSKYSSMRDTLRGGLSFLLSGFGFWSHDIGGFEDGPGTPTADLYKRWSQFGLLSSHSRYHGSDVYRVPWNFDDEAVENTRKYVNLKLSLMPYIYTEAAHAAAYGNPLMRPMFLEFGDDDNVYDNATQYMFGSKILVAPIFNDQGKAHFYLPSGKWTSILDGKVYQAPRTGEWVNEVFDELDLPVLVRQNSIIVRNEKAVHAAYDYTKDVDIHLYQIQDGNVSSKVVDEHGQDAAEIKVERANGHIVINTVGLTGDSTVYVHENNDTIKLSLVDGKAEVTL; encoded by the coding sequence GTGAAGTTTACAAACGGTTATTGGCTAAATCGCGAGGAATATGATGTTAACTCGCCAAAGGAAACATATGATGCACAACAAGATGGTAAAACGATTACGGCGTTTGCACCGTATAAGCGGATTATGTCTCGTGGCGATCAATTAAATTTGGGCGCAACGACAATTACGTTAACATCACCAGTTGAGAATGTTATCGGGGTTAAACTGGAACATTTCGATACTAATGAACACGGTCCTGAATTTAAAATCAATAATTTGGATCCAGAGGTCGCGATTGAAGTAAATGATCAAGTTGCTAGTTTGCAAAGTGGCGACTTAAAGGTGACGTTACCATTGCGGACTGATTTTGAAATGAAGTTCACGGCTAACGGCCAATTGGTTACACAATCAGAGACGAACGCCCAGGCGACTATTTGGAATCATGATACTAAAGTTAATTATATGCGCGAACAGCTTTCAATGGGGATTGATGAAAAAATCTATGGCCTCGGTGAACGCTTCACTAATTTCGTCAAGAATGGCCAAGTAGTTGACACTTGGAACCAAGATGGTGGAACGGGTAGTGAACAAGCGTATAAAAATATTCCATTTTACATCAGTAGTAACGGCTATGGGGTCTTTGTAGATGAATCCCAACGTGTTTCATTTGAAATCGGCTCAGAAAACGTCGATCGTGTCCAATTTAGCACGGAAGGACAATCCCTACAGTACTACGTTATTTATGGCCCAACGCCAAAAGAAGTGTTGCATCGTTACACACAATTAACTGGTGCAATTAAGCTGCCACCAGCATGGTCATTTGGACTATGGTTAACGACTTCATTTACGACTGATTACAGTGAAGAAACTGTCTTGAAGTTTATTGATGGGATGCAAGAACATCATATTCCGTTAGACGTCTTCCATTTCGATTGTTTCTGGCAAAAAGGCTTTGAATGGTGCACGTTAGAGTGGGATAAGGAACAGTTCCCGGATCCAGAGGGGTTATTGAAGAAAATCCATGACCGCGGTATTAAAGTGTGTGTCTGGCTGAATCCGTATATTGCGCAAAAATCACCATTATTTAAGGAAGCCAAGGATAAGGGTTACTTATTAACTCGGGAAAATGGCGATGTTTGGCAATGGGACTTGTGGCAAGCCGGTAACGGGTTTGTTGACTTTACTAATCCAGCGGCGGTTAAGTGGTATCAAGATAAGTTAAAAGTGTTATTGGATATGGGTGTTGATAGCTTTAAGACGGACTTTGGTGAACGAATTCCAGCTGAAGATGTCAAATTCTTCGATGGTTCTAACCCGCAACAAGAACATAACTACTACACGCTCCAATACAATCGAGCGGTTTATGAAGTCATTCAACAGGAAAAAGGTGCGGATGAAGCGGTCTTATTTGCGCGCTCCGCAACGGTTGGTTCACAATCCTATCCAGTACACTGGGGCGGCGACAATCTCTCGAAGTACAGCTCAATGCGTGATACATTGAGAGGTGGATTATCGTTCTTGCTTTCAGGCTTTGGTTTCTGGAGCCATGATATTGGCGGCTTTGAGGATGGCCCTGGTACGCCAACTGCGGATCTTTATAAGCGGTGGTCTCAATTTGGGTTGCTCTCTTCCCATAGCCGTTATCACGGAAGCGATGTTTATCGAGTACCGTGGAATTTTGACGATGAAGCTGTTGAAAACACACGGAAATACGTTAACTTAAAACTGTCATTAATGCCTTATATCTACACGGAAGCTGCACATGCTGCTGCATATGGTAATCCGTTGATGCGGCCAATGTTCCTGGAATTTGGCGATGATGACAATGTCTATGATAATGCGACACAGTATATGTTTGGTTCAAAAATATTGGTAGCGCCGATCTTTAACGATCAGGGCAAAGCGCATTTTTACTTGCCAAGTGGTAAGTGGACTAGTATTTTGGATGGTAAAGTCTATCAAGCACCACGCACAGGTGAGTGGGTCAATGAAGTGTTTGATGAATTAGACTTACCAGTGCTGGTTCGTCAGAATTCAATCATTGTTCGGAATGAAAAAGCAGTGCATGCCGCGTATGATTATACTAAGGATGTTGATATTCATTTGTATCAGATCCAAGATGGCAACGTGTCAAGCAAGGTTGTTGATGAACACGGTCAAGATGCTGCAGAAATTAAGGTTGAACGAGCTAATGGGCACATTGTGATCAATACAGTGGGACTAACAGGCGATTCAACAGTGTATGTACATGAGAATAATGATACGATTAAGTTATCTTTGGTGGACGGAAAAGCGGAAGTAACGCTTTAG
- the xylB gene encoding xylulokinase produces MSAVVLGIDLGTSAVKVSAIDKQGNVVAQASAKYALQQPHPGYSEQDPEDWVTQTTQAIRELLQQSEVTADQIEGLSYSGQMHGLVLLDDAANVLRPAILWNDTRTTPQCRKLESQFGDDFIKITGNRPLEGFTLPKLLWVKENEPNIWKRARTFLLPKDYLRYRMTGKLAMDRSDATGTVLLDITTSQWSETLCNQLDIPLTLCPPLIESTTYVGHINQTYAQLSGLSVNTKVFGGAADNAAGAVGAGILSSDKALVSIGTSGVVLKYEDNAQTDYRGVLQYERHAFPGKYYSMGVTLAAGYSLNWFKQTFAPDEDFGTVVASAEQSTIGANGLLFAPYIVGERAPYADATIRGSFIGVDGSHQRADFVRAVLEGIIFSFEDLIKLYQHNGAEFKTIVSIGGGAKSALWLQIQADIFNCKVVSLKNEQGPGMGAAMIAATGLGWFKTLADCAQTFVHYGKAYYPVTAHVAQYQEMYRLYQQIYVQTQPITAGLLEQRKQH; encoded by the coding sequence ATGTCAGCAGTTGTATTAGGAATTGATTTAGGGACGAGTGCGGTTAAGGTCTCGGCAATTGATAAGCAAGGGAATGTCGTGGCCCAAGCTAGTGCTAAATATGCATTACAACAGCCTCATCCTGGCTATAGTGAGCAGGATCCAGAAGACTGGGTGACCCAAACAACGCAAGCAATTCGTGAATTGTTGCAGCAGTCTGAGGTCACCGCAGATCAGATTGAAGGATTAAGTTACTCTGGACAAATGCATGGCTTAGTCTTATTAGATGACGCGGCCAACGTGTTGCGACCTGCAATTTTGTGGAATGATACTAGAACGACACCTCAATGTCGAAAATTAGAATCACAATTTGGCGATGACTTTATTAAGATAACGGGTAACCGACCGCTGGAGGGATTCACGTTACCGAAATTGTTGTGGGTTAAAGAAAACGAACCTAACATTTGGAAGCGGGCACGGACATTCTTGTTACCCAAAGACTATTTGCGTTATCGAATGACAGGAAAGCTGGCGATGGACAGGTCTGATGCGACTGGAACAGTATTGTTGGATATTACAACCAGTCAGTGGAGTGAGACTTTGTGCAATCAGCTAGATATTCCGTTGACACTGTGTCCGCCATTAATTGAATCGACTACTTATGTGGGTCATATTAATCAAACCTATGCTCAATTATCGGGATTATCCGTCAATACTAAAGTGTTTGGTGGAGCGGCTGATAATGCGGCAGGAGCCGTTGGGGCGGGCATTTTATCTTCAGACAAAGCATTAGTTAGCATTGGGACCTCAGGAGTAGTTTTAAAGTATGAAGACAATGCACAGACGGATTATCGTGGCGTTTTGCAATATGAACGGCATGCATTTCCCGGGAAATATTATTCAATGGGGGTCACATTGGCGGCCGGATACTCGTTGAATTGGTTCAAACAAACCTTTGCACCCGATGAGGATTTCGGAACAGTTGTTGCTAGTGCTGAGCAATCTACCATTGGTGCCAACGGCTTGTTATTTGCCCCGTATATTGTTGGTGAGCGAGCGCCATATGCGGATGCAACCATTCGCGGAAGTTTCATTGGTGTGGATGGTAGTCACCAACGCGCTGATTTTGTACGGGCGGTCTTAGAGGGAATTATCTTTTCATTCGAAGATTTGATCAAGCTATATCAGCATAATGGTGCTGAGTTTAAGACAATTGTTTCAATTGGTGGCGGTGCTAAGAGCGCGTTGTGGTTACAAATTCAAGCTGATATTTTTAATTGTAAAGTGGTCAGTCTGAAAAATGAGCAAGGCCCTGGAATGGGCGCAGCAATGATTGCAGCGACTGGTTTGGGCTGGTTCAAAACGCTAGCTGATTGTGCGCAGACGTTTGTTCATTACGGTAAGGCATATTATCCGGTTACCGCGCATGTTGCACAATATCAGGAAATGTATCGGTTATATCAACAAATATACGTTCAAACGCAGCCAATCACTGCTGGACTATTGGAACAAAGGAAACAACACTAA
- a CDS encoding MFS transporter, which yields MVPWSERFSYSLSDFACNLSFSLVSTYLMFFYTDVFGISAAIVGTLFLVARIVDAFDGPFWGIMIDHTHTRWGKSRPYWLWFAIPFAVFSVLCFTVPNMSTGMKVVWAYVTYIGVDVLYSAVNIPITSILPSLTSNPQERVTLSTIRQFMGTLGATIISTIALPLVAYFGGGSTSSAHGWFMVALIMAVIAMVIFFIVFANTKERVQTVQSKKSIPIKTSLKALKRNWPWVIVIFINFIYWLGMQTRSQVTVYFFKYNMHDATLASFILGLQLVALLAVVITPWTAKRIGKRNTMLMGMLLAIVGQLILWGGSKALNVPTITVGTIVGYLGTGFVSGLIAVMLADSVDYGEWKNGVRAEGIVTSFSSFSAKFGMGIGGAVTGLILSAGGYVANHAQSAQALNAIEMNYVWVPIVGFGLSAIALLFYKVDKIEPKMLADLEQKHAQENALADDQK from the coding sequence ATGGTGCCATGGAGTGAACGTTTCAGTTATTCACTATCTGATTTTGCATGTAACTTGTCTTTTTCACTAGTTAGTACGTATTTGATGTTCTTCTATACAGATGTATTTGGAATTAGTGCAGCGATTGTCGGAACATTATTCCTAGTTGCGAGAATTGTTGATGCGTTTGATGGTCCCTTCTGGGGAATTATGATTGACCATACGCATACTCGGTGGGGTAAGAGCCGGCCATACTGGTTATGGTTTGCAATCCCATTTGCTGTATTCAGTGTGTTATGTTTCACGGTTCCAAATATGAGCACGGGTATGAAAGTTGTGTGGGCTTACGTGACTTACATTGGCGTCGATGTTCTGTACTCTGCCGTCAATATCCCAATTACATCTATCCTGCCTAGTCTGACAAGCAATCCGCAAGAACGCGTGACGCTATCAACAATTCGGCAATTTATGGGAACTTTAGGTGCAACGATTATTTCAACGATTGCGTTGCCATTAGTAGCCTACTTCGGTGGTGGAAGCACGTCTTCCGCACACGGTTGGTTTATGGTCGCTTTGATTATGGCGGTAATCGCAATGGTTATCTTCTTTATCGTATTTGCGAATACTAAGGAACGCGTTCAAACGGTTCAGTCCAAAAAGAGTATTCCAATCAAGACATCTTTGAAAGCGCTTAAACGGAACTGGCCATGGGTTATTGTTATTTTTATCAATTTTATTTACTGGTTAGGCATGCAGACACGCTCACAAGTAACGGTATATTTCTTTAAATACAACATGCATGATGCAACACTAGCTTCATTTATCTTAGGCTTACAATTAGTTGCCTTGTTGGCGGTTGTAATTACGCCATGGACTGCCAAACGAATCGGTAAGCGGAACACGATGCTGATGGGAATGTTGCTAGCCATTGTTGGTCAATTAATTCTGTGGGGCGGTTCTAAAGCTTTGAACGTACCCACGATTACAGTTGGGACGATTGTTGGTTACTTAGGAACAGGCTTTGTTTCAGGGTTAATTGCCGTAATGTTGGCTGATTCAGTTGACTATGGCGAATGGAAGAATGGTGTACGTGCAGAAGGTATTGTCACTTCATTCTCTAGCTTTTCAGCTAAGTTTGGGATGGGAATTGGTGGTGCCGTCACTGGCTTAATTCTATCTGCTGGTGGCTACGTCGCTAATCATGCACAGAGCGCCCAAGCCTTGAATGCGATTGAAATGAATTATGTATGGGTGCCAATCGTTGGTTTCGGGCTTTCAGCAATCGCACTATTGTTCTATAAAGTTGATAAGATCGAACCTAAAATGTTGGCTGATTTGGAACAGAAGCATGCACAAGAAAATGCACTTGCTGACGATCAAAAGTAA
- the rbsR gene encoding ribose utilization transcriptional repressor RbsR: MKNKPVTIKDVARLAERSIATVSQILNGHGDKFSATTVAKVEAARDELNYEPDYFAQRMINKTSKTIGVLVPDIRNPFFGELIRGIENVLYQHNFITMLCNADLDEDKERAYLDELSRRGVDGFIIASSAVSNDAINDILRQKGHPFIVLDQKRAEGFSDSVLTDDYDGGRQAAQHLKDLGHQQVAVLIPAKPSANVQKRLSGFYSVYPREAVHVIATPLSKAGGRQVVPEIFTTPATAIFAVNDEIAFGVYLGMAEHGKRIPEDYSVIGYDDVEMCQYVAPQLTTIAQPIFELGQTTANQLLERISNPRQPWEEHHLPVKLIVRNSTTHLN; the protein is encoded by the coding sequence ATGAAAAACAAACCAGTCACCATCAAAGATGTTGCGCGCCTTGCAGAACGGTCGATTGCAACGGTCTCGCAAATATTGAATGGCCATGGGGATAAGTTTAGTGCGACGACGGTTGCGAAGGTGGAGGCAGCCCGAGATGAATTAAATTATGAACCCGATTATTTTGCTCAGCGGATGATTAATAAGACGAGTAAGACGATTGGGGTACTCGTGCCCGATATTAGAAATCCGTTCTTCGGTGAGCTAATTCGGGGGATCGAAAACGTCCTCTACCAACACAATTTCATTACGATGCTCTGTAATGCTGATCTGGATGAGGATAAGGAACGGGCCTATCTGGATGAATTGAGTCGGCGAGGGGTAGACGGCTTCATCATCGCGAGTTCAGCGGTCTCTAACGATGCCATTAATGATATTCTGCGGCAAAAGGGCCATCCATTCATTGTGCTGGATCAAAAACGGGCGGAAGGCTTTAGTGATTCTGTGCTGACGGATGATTATGATGGCGGCCGCCAAGCAGCCCAACACTTGAAAGACCTAGGCCACCAGCAAGTTGCCGTCCTTATTCCGGCAAAGCCGTCTGCCAATGTTCAAAAGCGGCTCAGTGGATTCTATAGTGTGTATCCGCGGGAGGCTGTTCACGTCATTGCGACGCCACTCTCTAAAGCAGGTGGTCGCCAAGTTGTGCCAGAAATTTTTACGACGCCCGCAACGGCGATCTTTGCCGTCAACGATGAAATTGCCTTTGGCGTGTACTTAGGGATGGCCGAACATGGTAAAAGAATTCCTGAAGATTACAGCGTGATCGGCTATGATGACGTCGAGATGTGTCAATATGTCGCACCGCAGCTTACGACGATTGCCCAACCGATTTTTGAGCTGGGGCAAACGACTGCGAACCAATTGCTTGAACGGATCTCTAACCCGCGTCAGCCATGGGAAGAGCACCACTTACCAGTTAAATTGATTGTCAGAAATTCAACGACACATTTGAATTAA